From Panicum hallii strain FIL2 chromosome 2, PHallii_v3.1, whole genome shotgun sequence, a single genomic window includes:
- the LOC112882119 gene encoding taxadiene 5-alpha hydroxylase-like codes for MDLSLVLALVAVAFSVLFLLVTRARKPSQRGKLPPGSLGLPVIGQSLGLLRAMRANTAERWIQDRVDRYGPVSKLSLFGAPTVLLTGPAANKFVFFSTALASQQPRSVQRILGERNILELMGADHKRIRGALAEFLRPDMLRLYVGRIDAEVRRHLDESWAGRATVTVMPLMKRLTFDIISLLLFGLERGAVRDALAGDFKHVMDGTWAVPVDLPFTAFRRSLKASASARRVIAGITRETKAKLERGEASRSSDLIACLLSLTDDSGAPLLSEEEIVDTAMVSLIAGHDTSSILLTFLIRQLADDPDTLAAMVHEHDEIVRSKGDGEALTWEDLAKMKLTWRAAQEMLRMVPPVFGSFRRATKDIEFDGYVIPKGWQVFWTAAATHMDGSIYPEPDKFNPSRFETQSASVAPPCSFVAFGAGPRICVGMEFARIETLVALHYLLRRFRWKLCCKENTFVRDPAPSPLHGLPIELAEHKAASP; via the exons ATGGATCTCTCCCTTGTCCTAGCGCTCGTCGCCGTCGCCTTTTCCGTTCTCTTCCTCCTCGTGACGAGGGCCAGGAAGCCATCGCAGCGGGGCAAGCTGCCCCCGGGCTCGCTCGGCCTGCCGGTGATCGGCCAgagcctcggcctcctccgcgcCATGCGCGCCAACACCGCCGAGCGGTGGATCCAGGACCGCGTCGACCGGTACGGCCCCGTGTCCAAGCTGTCGCTCTTCGGCGCGCCGACGGTGCTCCTCACGGGGCCCGCGGCCAACAAGTTCGTCTTCTTCAGCACCGCGCTGGCGTCGCAGCAGCCCCGGTCCGTGCAGCGGATCCTGGGGGAGCGGAACATCCTCGAGCTCATGGGCGCCGACCACAAGCGCATCCGCGGCGCGCTGGCCGAGTTCCTCAGGCCAGACATGCTGCGGCTGTACGTGGGCAGGATCGACGCCGAGGTGCGGCGCCACCTCGACGAGAGCTGGGCCGGCCGGGCCACCGTCACGGTCATGCCGCTGATGAAGAGGCTCACGTTCGACATCATCTCCCTGCTGCTCTTCGGCCTCGAGCGAGGCGCCGTCCGGGACGCCCTCGCCGGCGACTTCAAGCACGTCATGGATGGCACCTGGGCCGTCCCCGTGGACCTGCCGTTCACGGCGTTCCGCCGGAGCCTGAAGGCGAGCGCCAGTGCTCGCCGGGTGATCGCCGGGATCACGCGGGAGACCAAGGCCAAGCTGGAGCGGGGCGAGGCCTCCCGGAGCAGCGACCTCATCGCGTGCCTCCTCAGCTTGACCGACGACAGCGGCGCGCCGCTGCTGAGCGAGGAGGAGATCGTGGACACCGCCATGGTCTCCCTCATCGCCGGCCACGACACGTCCTCCATCCTTCTCACCTTTTTGATCCGCCAGCTCGCCGACGATCCTGACACGCTCGCCGCCATGGTCCACG AGCACGACGAGATCGTCAGGAGCAAGGGCGACGGCGAGGCCCTGACCTGGGAGGACCTGGCGAAGATGAAGCTCACGTGGCGCGCCGCGCAGGAGATGCTCCGCATGGTGCCCCCGGTCTTCGGCAGCTTCAGGCGAGCGACCAAAGACATCGAGTTCGACGGCTACGTCATCCCCAAAGGGTGGCAGGTGTTCTGGACGGCGGCCGCGACGCACATGGACGGGAGCATCTACCCCGAGCCGGACAAGTTCAACCCGTCCCGGTTCGAGACCCAGTCGGCGTCAGTGGCGCCGCCGTGCTCGTTCGTCGCCTTCGGTGCCGGCCCGAGGATCTGCGTCGGCATGGAGTTCGCCAGGATCGAGACGCTGGTGGCGCTGCATTACCTGCTGAGGCGCTTCAGGTGGAAGCTCTGCTGCAAGGAGAACACCTTCGTCAGGGaccccgcgccgtcgccgctgcaCGGCctgccgatagagcttgctgagCACAAGGCGGCATCGCCATGA
- the LOC112883493 gene encoding protein FATTY ACID EXPORT 5-like, which produces MEDFYVTIPYGLVVLAGGVAGYLKRGSAASLAAGVGFGAALLLAGALSAWAFAHGGGGAGAVFGTVLQIVCAVVLTVVMGVRYVKTRKIMPAGIIAAISAIVLIFYVYKVSTGGNKVYIPVSAE; this is translated from the exons ATGGAGGACTTCTACGTCACGATCCCCTACGGCCTGGTGGTCCTCGCCGGTGGCGTCGCCGGCTACCTCAAGCGCGGGAGCGCCGCCTCGCTGGCCGCGGGGGTAGGATTCGGCGCGGCGCTGCTCCTCGCCGGCGCGCTCAGCGCCTGGGCCTTCGCGCACGGCGGGGGTGGCGCCGGCGCTGTCTTCGGCACCGTCCTCCAGATCG TTTGTGCTGTGGTATTAACTGTTGTCATGGGAGTAAGATATGTCAAAACAAGAAAGATAATGCCCGCTGGAATTATTGCTGCTATCAG TGCAATCGTGTTGATATTTTACGTGTACAAGGTATCAACTGGTGGTAACAAGGTTTACATCCCGGTGAGTGCCGAGTGA
- the LOC112883492 gene encoding LOW QUALITY PROTEIN: beta-amyrin 28-monooxygenase-like (The sequence of the model RefSeq protein was modified relative to this genomic sequence to represent the inferred CDS: inserted 1 base in 1 codon), whose amino-acid sequence MSDVLVNSAEHDEIAKNKGDSKALTWDDLARMKFTWRVVXETLRLVPPIFGSFRRALEDVEFDGYLIPKGWQVFWAASVTHMDAAIFHEPAKFDPSRFKDQSTATAPPCSFVAFGGGPRICVGMEFARIETLETMHHLVRRFRWKLRCKEDTFARDTMPSPLHGLPIQLENKTSP is encoded by the exons ATGAGTGATGTCCTCGTCAACAGCGCAGAGCACGACGAGATCGCAAAGAACAAGGGCGACAGCAAGGCCCTGACATGGGATGATCTAGCGAGGATGAAGTTCACGTGGCGCGTCG CGGAGACCCTCCGCTTGGTGCCTCCCATCTTCGGCAGCTTCCGACGAGCCCTGGAGGACGTCGAGTTCGACGGCTACCTCATCCCCAAAGGATGGCAAGTGTTCTGGGCGGCGAGCGTCACGCACATGGACGCGGCCATCTTCCACGAGCCGGCCAAATTCGACCCGTCCAGGTTCAAGGACCAGTCAACGGCGACGGCTCCACCATGCTCGTTCGTGGCGTTCGGCGGCGGCCCGAGGATCTGCGTCGGCATGGAGTTCGCCAGGATCGAGACGCTGGAGACGATGCACCACCTGGTCAGGCGGTTCCGATGGAAGCTGCGCTGCAAGGAAGACACCTTCGCCAGAGACACCATGCCGTCGCCGCTGCACGGCCTACCCATCCAGCTCGAGAACAAGACCTCTCCCTGA